A segment of the Streptomyces sp. P9-A2 genome:
GGAGAAGTGGAAGGCGTAACCGCACGACCCGCACGACCCGCGGGAGACGGTACGAGGTACGCGGCCCCGGTGTGAGGTACGGCACCGGGGCCGTAGTCGTTGGTCACCGTGCTGTGTCTGCCCGGGGGCGACCCCCGGTCCCCCGGCCGAGTGTGAGCGACCGCACCGGCCCCATTGCCGTTGGTCACCGTGCTGTGTCTGCCCGGGGGCGACCCCCGGTCCCCCGGCCGAGTGTGAGCGACCGCACCGGCCCCATTGCCGTTAGTCACCGTTAACCTGCTGTCATGACCGTACATCTCGAAGTCGCCGAGGGCGTCGGCACGCTGCGCCTGGACCGCCCGCCCATGAACGCGCTGGACGTCGCCACGCAGGACCGGCTGAAGGAACTCGCCGAGGAGATCACACGCCGCGAGGACGTGCGCGCCGTGGTGATCTTCGGCGGCGAGAAGGTGTTCGCGGCGGGCGCGGACATCAAGGAGATGCAGGCCATGGACCACACCGCGATGGTCCTGCGCGCCCGCGCCCTGCAGGACTCCTTCACTGCGGTGGCGCGCATCCCCAAGCCGGTGGTGGCAGCGGTGACCGGTTACGCGCTGGGCGGCGGCTGCGAGCTCGCGCTCTGTGCGGACTTCCGTATCGCCGGGGAGAACGCCAAGCTGGGCCAGCCCGAGATCCTGCTCGGACTGATCCCGGGGGCCGGCGGCACTCAGCGCCTGGCCCGGCTGATCGGCCCGTCCAGGGCGAAGGACCTGATCTTCACGGGCCGTCAGGTGAAGGCCGACGAGGCGCTGGCGCTGGGCCTGGTGGACCGTGTGGTGCCCGCCGCCGAGGTCTACGAACAGGCTTACGCGTGGGCCGCGAAGCTCGCCAAGGGTCCCGCGATCGCCCTGCGCGCGGCCAAGGAGGCGGTCGACACCGGTCTGGAGACCGACATCGACACCGGCCTCGCCGTCGAGCGCAACTGGTTCGCGGGCCTGTTCGCCACCGAGGACCGCGAACGGGGGATGCGCAGCTTCGTGGAGGACGGCCCCGGCAAGGCGAAGTTCCTCTGAACCTCCCTTTCGGGGCTTGCAATTGACGCGATGTCTGATTGGGGTCCCTCGATGGGGCGGTTTATGGGAGCCTTAACGCACCCTTAAGCCTGCCGTGTCGAGGGAGTCCGTCGATTGCCGCACAGCGAGCCGTTTCCGCAGGCCGCGCGGGCCGTCGGTACTCCCCGAGCATCGGGGGCATATGTCGGCGGACTGCCTCGCGGAGGGGGCGTACGGGGGGCGCATTCCGACGGAGCGGCCCCGGACGTCCCGCCGGGTGCCCATGATGGGGGCATGGCGGGGCTGGATGGCAGGGAACAGCCGCGGGGAGACGGACGTGCGACCGCGTCGCGCTGGTCGCCGACGGTCGAGGACGAACACGCCCAGAAGGTACTGGAGTTGTTCGGTGATCCGTCACAGGCGGAGGTGCCGCTGCCGTCCCGCCCGGAGTCCGCGGCCACCGCCCGCCGGCTCACCCAGGTCGTGGTCCTGCGCCATTGGGGCCTCGGGGCGGCGATCACCGAGGACGCCGTGCTCCTCGTCTCCGAGCTCGTCGGCAACGCGGTGCGCCACACCGGCGCCCGCGTCTTCGGCCTCCGGCTGCGCCGCCGCCCCCGCTGGATCCGCGTAGAGGTCCGTGACCCGTCCCGCAGCCTGCCCTGCCTCATGCCGGTCCAGGAACTGGACGTCAGCGGCCGCGGCCTCTTCCTCGTCGACACCCTCGCCGACCGCTGGGGCGTCGATCTCCTGCCCCGGGGCAAGACGACCTGGTTCGACATGCGCATCACCGATCGCTGAGCCGCCCTGCTCCTGGCCCCGCGGGCGGTTGCTCTCAGGCGCCGCCCGCCCACTTCTCGAGGGCGGCGCGGTCGGGGAAGTCGGCGACGTTCGTGTCCAGAGGGTCATCGGTGTACTGGTGGAAGCGCCACTCGGCCTCGATACGGGGTGTGCCCTCGCTGACGTAGTCGGCGATCCACAGACCGTCGCCCGCGTAGGACGTCGTGTCGACGTTCAGCCAGAAGTCCCGGTTGCAGTACAGGATCACCCGGTGGTCCGGGCGCAGCTCCTTGACCTTCCGGATGAACTCGTCCTTCTCCGTGTTGCTCGCGCGAGTGCCCTCGCCGGTCGTCTCCCAGTCGACGGCCAGGATGTCGCCCTGCCGCTCGGGTGTCTCGGAGACGAAGTACTCCGCCTGTGCCGTCAGGTCGCCCGGCCACAGGAAGTGGTAGAAGCCGACGACCAGTCCGGCCTCGCGGGCGCGTTCCGTCTGGGCCGACAGCTTGGGGCTGACGTACGAACTGCCCTCCGTCGCCTTGACGAAGACGAAGGACAACCCGTCCGTGGCGTAGGACGAGGACTGGTACGAACTCACATCGATGCCGCGCAGCATGGGGCCTCCCTGAAGTGCTGGTGGGGGGAAGGAGAGCCGGAGAGGATGGAGGGGGCGGTGAGGTCGGTGAGGTCGGTGAGGTCGAACGGATGCTTCCTCTTGTGCATCACTGCCCCACCGTGACACGGGACGCCCGCGAATATGGTGCACACATCAACTTCTCACCATTGTGGGGGACCGGCGGCCCGACCTCACACACCACACCGGTACCCAGAGCACCTCCGATGTCTTCTGCCCGTCATGTACTGGTTACCTGGCACGAGTGAACTACCCCAAGGGCGAAGTGGGTTGACGCACATCGGTGCCCGGGACACAGCGCCTCCGGGCGTTGAGCAGAACCTGCTGGGGGGACCGGCGAACTGCGCGCCGGCCCGGGGCGCGGCGGACCACACCGAACTGCGGCCCCTGGACGTCGCCGACGCGGGGGCGGCCTCAAGGTCGGCGACAGCGGGCTGCGACCGCTCGAACAGGTACGGCTTTTGATGGTGCGACCGGGACCATGGCCACCGGAGCTCGACGCCGTGGCGGCCGCGGTGGCGGTGGCGCGGCGGTTGTGGCGCGCGGCGTCCGAGGACTTCGCGAACGCCGTCCCGGCACCGAACGCGGCCTGGGCACGGGACACGGTCATCGGCCTGGTGCTGCCTTCGGAGGAGTATCCGGTACCGACGGACTCCCGGTACGCGGCGGAGGAGGACCGCGCCGCGGTGCGCCGGATCACCCACGAGCTGCTGAGGGCGGGAGCGGGCCCCCGTGCGGTCGTCCGTCTGGCGGCTCGGCACCGGCGCGACCTGGACTCGCGTCCAGGTACTGACCCGACCGCGCCGGGGCCCGGTTCACCGAGCCCGGCTCACCCGTCGCACCAGCCGTGGGTCTTGCCGAACTGCAGCAGCCCGCGGCGCGCCTGGAGGATCTGTTCGCCGGTCAGTGTCGGCGCGGCGGACAGCAGGACCTCCGTGACCTCTGTGAGGTACTCCTCGGCGGTGAGCACGTCGCACAGCGGGTCCTCGCCGTCCACCGGCTGCCTGCCTCCGCCGGCGGACGACACCGGGCCCGCGCCCTGGGCCAGGCGCACGCCCGTGGCCTTCAGTCCCCGGTCGCCCTCCTCGATCTCGAACTCCACGGTGACCCCGGGACGCAACTGGTGCTCCGGAATCCGTACGTCGTTGACGTGGAGGAAGACGTCCTCCCCGCCGTGCTCCGGAGCGATGAACCCGTAACCCCGTACGGCGTCGAACCGCACCACACGACCAGCAACCATGGTTTCCAACCCCCAACAGAACACCGGACCCCGGGCCCGGACCCCATGTCCGGAACGGAACCCGACCAGCCAGGCCAACATACGCCGTCCGTCGTGCCCCGTCCCCTCAGCACCCGATCCCTCAGCACTCGATGATGTTCACCGCGAGCCCGCCCCGCGCGGTCTCCTTGTACTTGACGGACATGTCGGCGCCGGTCTCCTTCATGGTCTTGATGACCTTGTCCAGGGACACCTTGTGCGAGCCGTCGCCGCGCATCGCCATCCGCGCGGCGGTGACCGCCTTCACCGCGGCCATGCCGTTGCGCTCGATGCACGGGATCTGGACCAGGCCGCCGACCGGGTCGCAGGTCAGGCCGAGGTTGTGCTCCATGCCGATCTCGGCGGCGTTCTCGACCTGCTCCGGTGAGCCGCCCATCACCTCGGCGAGGGCGCCCGCCGCCATCGAGCAGGCGGAGCCGACCTCGCCCTGGCAGCCGACCTCGGCGCCGGAGATGGACGCGTTCTCCTTGAACAGCATGCCGATCGCACCGGCCGCCAGCAGAAAGCGGACCACGCCGTCCTCGTCGGCACCGGGGACGAAGTTCATGTAGTAGTGCAGGACGGCGGGGATGATGCCGGCCGCGCCGTTGGTCGGGGCGGTGACGACCCGGCCGCCTCCGGCGTTCTCCTCGTTCACGGCCATCGCGTAGAGCGTGATCCACTCCATGGAGAGGGCCTTCGCATCGCCCTCCGCGCGCAGCTTGCGTGCCGTGTTCGCGGCGCGCCGGCGCACCTTCAGGCCGCCCGGCAGGATGCCCTCGCGGGACATGCCGCGCGCCACGCACGCCTGCATCACCCGCCAGATCTCCAGCAGGCCTTCGCGGATCTCCTCCTCGGTCCGCCAGGCGCGCTCGTTCTCCAGCATCAGCGCGGAGATGGACAGGCCCGTCTCCCGGGTCAGGCGCAGCAGCTCGTCGCCCGTGCGGAACGGGTACTTCAGGACGGTGTCGTTGAGTTTGATGCGGTCCGCGCCCACGGCCT
Coding sequences within it:
- a CDS encoding enoyl-CoA hydratase/isomerase family protein; this encodes MTVHLEVAEGVGTLRLDRPPMNALDVATQDRLKELAEEITRREDVRAVVIFGGEKVFAAGADIKEMQAMDHTAMVLRARALQDSFTAVARIPKPVVAAVTGYALGGGCELALCADFRIAGENAKLGQPEILLGLIPGAGGTQRLARLIGPSRAKDLIFTGRQVKADEALALGLVDRVVPAAEVYEQAYAWAAKLAKGPAIALRAAKEAVDTGLETDIDTGLAVERNWFAGLFATEDRERGMRSFVEDGPGKAKFL
- a CDS encoding ATP-binding protein, with the protein product MAGLDGREQPRGDGRATASRWSPTVEDEHAQKVLELFGDPSQAEVPLPSRPESAATARRLTQVVVLRHWGLGAAITEDAVLLVSELVGNAVRHTGARVFGLRLRRRPRWIRVEVRDPSRSLPCLMPVQELDVSGRGLFLVDTLADRWGVDLLPRGKTTWFDMRITDR
- a CDS encoding glycoside hydrolase family 25 protein, giving the protein MLRGIDVSSYQSSSYATDGLSFVFVKATEGSSYVSPKLSAQTERAREAGLVVGFYHFLWPGDLTAQAEYFVSETPERQGDILAVDWETTGEGTRASNTEKDEFIRKVKELRPDHRVILYCNRDFWLNVDTTSYAGDGLWIADYVSEGTPRIEAEWRFHQYTDDPLDTNVADFPDRAALEKWAGGA
- a CDS encoding cold-shock protein, which encodes MVAGRVVRFDAVRGYGFIAPEHGGEDVFLHVNDVRIPEHQLRPGVTVEFEIEEGDRGLKATGVRLAQGAGPVSSAGGGRQPVDGEDPLCDVLTAEEYLTEVTEVLLSAAPTLTGEQILQARRGLLQFGKTHGWCDG
- a CDS encoding L-serine ammonia-lyase, whose product is MALSVFDLFSIGIGPSSSHTVGPMRAARMFARRLLNEELLDSVASVRAELYGSLGATGHGHGTPKAVLLGLEGDSPRTVDVETADERVEKIKDSGRLRLLDTHEIAFSFDDDLVLHRRKALTYHANGMTLWAYDASGSEVLAKTYYSVGGGFVVDEEAVGADRIKLNDTVLKYPFRTGDELLRLTRETGLSISALMLENERAWRTEEEIREGLLEIWRVMQACVARGMSREGILPGGLKVRRRAANTARKLRAEGDAKALSMEWITLYAMAVNEENAGGGRVVTAPTNGAAGIIPAVLHYYMNFVPGADEDGVVRFLLAAGAIGMLFKENASISGAEVGCQGEVGSACSMAAGALAEVMGGSPEQVENAAEIGMEHNLGLTCDPVGGLVQIPCIERNGMAAVKAVTAARMAMRGDGSHKVSLDKVIKTMKETGADMSVKYKETARGGLAVNIIEC